ACTAATTGGAtactattaattatattaaatattttaaatggaattatctTCTATGAGgaatattttaattgacaaaatataaaataggagGGATATTAGGTTAAATATTCATGGATTTATTCAAGCTATTAATGGTGCCAATAAAAATGGTGGATCCAATAAAAACATGGAACCTGGACTCTCTGGGATTCAGAAAAGAGCAGAGAATGCCACACTAATGCCATGAATTCATTCTACTTTAGTAACTAACACTGATGTCTACACTGTTCCCAGCCTGAccgccaccccccaccccattgTTCTCGGACGTGATTTGAATCTGATTTCACCTTGTTAATATCAACATTTGAGTTTTCTTTCCAAGAATTGATTTACAGTCTTCTAAAGACActggaggggtgggggcaggggaatTGTTGTCAGTCATGAATTCCCAGTGTAACTGGATATGACTCCGAGGTCTGCATCATTATCAGATTTTCATGGTACTGATGTTGATTCATATCAGTGATCAGTTTATCAGTCCCCAAACTCTAGTCCCCACAGCAGCTGATAGCAAGGTAGGCCCCTTTGTCTCTGTTctactttatttctcttgcctcttGAGACCCTTTCATAGTCACATGGTGGCATGTTGCAGAGTAAAATCGACATCTCCCTCTGATTCCAACAGTTTGTGTGTATTGTGACGCATAGAATAAAATGACCGTAGAAATAGCATTTGTACTGATGGATACTGGAATTCCAAGGAGTTCCTGTAACACAGACTTAGAAGCCTAATATCCATCCCTCCTTAGACCAGGAGCTCAGCTTCTGTACTCAGTAGAAGAAAGGAGCCTGTCATCTCCCCATTTACCTCAGGCCTGTTTGACTTTCTGGCCAAGGCTGAGAAGGCTCTGGCTGCTCACTACCTCTCTGCATTTTTCTGTTCTCTACCTCCCAGGGACGTGTCTCATACCAGTGTTACTGCCCTTCCATCCAAAGGCCTGGAGCACCTGAAGGAATTGATAGCAAGAAACACCTGGACTCTTAAGAAACTTCCACTTTCCTTGAGTTTCCTTCACCTCACCCGTGCTGACCTTTCTTACCCAAGCCACTGCTGTGCTTTTAAGAATCAGAAGAAAATCAGAGGGTAAGTGGCAGGGACCCGGCATAAGTGACAAAAGACCTTGGTGGAAGTGGAATTCATTTCTTGGTTTTGGGGAAGACACTTCCTGGTTTGAAAACCAGGTGGAGATGATATTGGAAGCATCCATATAAAACAGGAGATCCATGGGACACAGGGACCCTGAGGACCAAAAGTGGGTGCAGCTGAGAAATAAGGCAAATGTTGCTGGATAGCTGTAGAGCAGAAGAGGTGACGGATAGCACAGGAGACAGAAACACAACCAGATCTCACAGAATCTTGTAGAGGTTATGCAGACATGATTTCCGGTTTCCAGGTACAATTCATAATTAGATACTGCAACACATATTAGACCCCAGACACCGCAACCATGAGAACAGACTTATAAATAACACAAACAGTTGGGTTACCTGATCGGTTTGGGCCTCGCAAATGTCATAGCTCACTGGTTACATGCctgcaggctttggagtcagctGGGTTTATACCACACCTCTGCCATTTTCCAAGTTGTGTTATCCCAGCCTCGTTACTTAACCACTCTGAATCTTTGGGAATGGAGATCGTAATGCTATCATTCATAGGAGTTTTGAGAATATTAAATGGGAAACTGAATGGAAAACACTGGAATGGAATGGCCTGGAATATTATAAGATCTTCATTAATATTAACTATGATATATGGTATGTGCACATCAGGCTGCTTATGAGCCTGTGAAGGAGGGATGGCCTTTATTTTCTCTGCAGGCTTTCTctgattcttttactttttcacttttactCTGCATTATTTCCCCTGTTGTGTCTTCTACGATCTGTCCTCCTAATCCACCTTGATTATCTCTATTCAGTCCTCCTCAGCTTCTATGTATTTACTGATTGACTTACTACACACATAATTGCAGTCAGGAAAATATCAGATCAGGTGTGAGGGCAGAAGCTAAAACAGCCATACAAAGAAGGCCAATCTGGCAGCCGGGCATGATGTCTcacgcctgaaatctcagcactttgggaggctgaagcagccagatcacctgaggtcaggagttcgagaccaccctggccaacatagtgaaacccctgtctctactaaaaatacaaaaaacaaaattagccggatgtggtggcaggtgcctgtaatcccagttactggggaggctaaggcagaagaatcgcttgaatctggtaggtggaggttgcagtgagccgagatcgtgccagtacactccagcctgggcgacaaagcaagattccgagactccatctcacacacacacacacacgcgcgcgcacacacacacacacacacgcgcgcacacacacgcgcgcgcacacacacacacacacacacacacacacacaaagtaggCCAACATGGGCATCATAACTGCAAAAAGCCAGCAGTGGGGTAGAGGATGGTGATAGTGTGATAGTGGACTCTACACTGATGCCATGCGACACTGAGAAGGACTGGACAAGGGCTGGGTGGGAGGCTTAAGTGGACCTCAGGGACAGGGTCTAGATTTCTCCTTAGCCTCCAAACAGTTGAGAAGATCAAGTCCATTGGACATTTTAACCAGAACCCAAGAGATCAATCAAAATCTGCTCAACAGCTGAGGCAAGTTAAAGAATCCCTTTTGCTGTAAGTCTGGTGAGCAAGGTAAAAACTAAATCTTACTTCCACAAGCATGCCTGTATGGTAGTGTCCATTCGTTCATTTGTtaaacacatatttactgagcacattcTATGTGCCTGGCTGTTGTGAATAGAACAGACAAGAATTCCCTCTCATATTTTACTTACTGTCTAGTGAAGGAAGTCAGAAAATAAGCAggctggccaggggcagtggctcacttctgtattcccagtactttgggaggctgaggtgggtggatcacttgaggtcaggagttccagctcagcctggccaacatggtgaaaccctgtatctactaaaaatacataaatgttttatttttaaaatattcagtttgaAACTAAATAATGATGAGTAGAGGCAGCCATGTGTTTTTCAGGCAATGGGAACATAGGGTTTTGGAGCTTtgaatgggaataataataataataacaataaccacCATATGGCACTCACAAAGCTACAGGTGCTATTGTAAGAGccttaaaaagataaattcattGAATCCTTTAATAACCCTATATGAAATAGTCACTCCCATTGTCCCATGTTACAAATGAGTTAACCAAACTTCATGGGCCTACCCAAGCTAGTCAATAATAGAGCCAGGTTCCCACCATGGCGACTGGCTTCAGcatccacatctttttttttttttcctttagacagagtcttgctcgctCTGTcgttactcaggctggaatgcagtggtgcaatcttgactcactgcaacctctacctcccaggtttaagcgattctcctgcctcagcctcccaagtagctgggattacaggcatgtgccaccacgcccagctaatttttgtattttcagtagagacagggtttcaccatgttggccaggctggtttcgagtccctgacctcaagtgatccgcctgcctcagcctcccaaagtgctgggattgagtcaccgtgcctggctaagtacaggcgtgagccagcacacctggccactttgttgggtttttttgtttgtttttgtttttcaatcacTGTTCTTGAAGTGGTTGCAGAAGAGAAATAAGACCAATGCCACTGGATCACAGTAGGGGAGGGGAGGTCATAGAAATGATGTCACAGAAACAGGCCTGCCCGGATCCTGTAGAACCTTACAGAATTATGTACATCATAGTAAGTAGTTtgcatatttttgtaaatgtggGAACCATTCATGGGTTTTAAGcaagcactctttttttttttttttgagacaaggtctcactctgtcacccaggctagagtatagtggcctGATCTCGCCTCACTCCAGctttgacctccccaggctccgGTGAttttcccaccacagcctcccaagtagctgggaccacaggcgtataccaccgtgcctggctaatgtttgcattttttatggagatggggttttgccatgttgcccaggctggtctcaaactcctaggctcaagcaatccgcctgccttggcctcccaaagtgctgggattacagtcatgagccactgcgcccagcctggcaCTGACTTTTTTGTTGCCTTGCAGAATCCTTGAGTCCTTGATGTGTAATGAGAGCAATATGCAGAGCTTGCGCCAGAGAAAATCTGTGAATGCCTTGAATAGCCCCCTCCACCAGGAATATGAAGAGAATCTGGATGACAGCATTGTTGGGTACAAGGAAAAGTCCAAGTTCCAGGATGCTCATAACAATGCTCATTATTACGTCTTCTTTGAAGAACAAGAGGATGAGATCATTGGTTTTGGCCAGGAACTCAAAAACCCCCAGGAAGAGACTCTACAAGCTTTTGACAGCCATTATGACTACACCGTGTGTGGGGACAATGAAGACATGGTGTGTACCCCCAAGTCCGATGAGTTCAACCCGTGTGAAGACATAATGGGCTACAAGTTCCTGAGAATTGTGGTGTGGTTCGTTAGTCTGCTGGCTCTCCTGGGCAACGTCTTTGTCCTGCTTATTCTTCTCACCAGCCACTACAAACTGAACGTCCCCCGCTTTCTCATGTGCAACCTGGCCTTTGCAGATTTCTGCATGGGGATGTACCTGCTCCTCATTGCCTCTGTAGACCTCTACACTCACTCTGAGTACTACAACCATGCCATCGACTGGCAGACAGGCCCTGGGTGCAACACGGCTGGTTTCTTCACTGTCTTTGCAAGCGAGTTGTCGGTGTATACACTGACGGTCATCACCCTGGAGCGCTGGTATGCCATCACCTTCGCCATGCGCCTGGACCGGAAGATCCGCCTCAGGCACGCATGTGCCATCATGGTTGGGGGCTGGGTTTGCTGCTTCCTTCTCGCCCTGCTCCCTTTGGTGGGAATAAGTAGCTATGCCAAAGTCAGCATCTGCCTGCCCATGGACACCGAGACCCCTCTTGCTCTGGCATATATTGTTTTTGTTCTGACGCTCAACATAGTTGCCTTCGTCATCGTCTGCTGCTGTTATGTGAAGATCTACATCACAGTCCGGAATCCACAGTACAACCCAGGGGACAAAGATACCAAAATCGCCAAGAGGATGGCTGTGTTGATCTTCACCGACTTCATGTGCATGGCCCCAATCTCGTTCTATGCTCTGTCAGCAATTCTGAACAAGCCTCTCATCACTGTTAGCAATTCCAAAATCTTGTTGGTCCTCTTCTATCCACTTAACTCCTGTGCCAATCCATTCCTCTATGCTATTTTCACGAAGGCCTTCCAGAGGGATGTGTTCATCCTACTCAGCAAGTTGGGCATCTGTAAACGACAGGCTCAGGCATACCGGGGGCAGAGGGTTCCTCCAAAGAACAGCACTGATATTCAGGTTGAAAAGGTTACCCACAACATGAAGCAGAGTCTCCACAACATGCAAGATGTCTATGAACTGCTTGAAAACTCCCATCTAACCCCAAAGAAGCAGGGCCAAATCTCAGAAGAGTATATGCAAACGGTTTTGTAAGTTAACACTACACTACTCACAATGGTAGGGGAGCTTACACAATAACAGTTTCTTGAATATGCATTCCAATCTCATGACACCCCCAACACATAGCTGCCCTCACTCTTGTGCAGGCAATGTTTCAATATTTCATGGGGCAAGAGTTTATCTCTGGAGAGTGATTAGCATTAACCTAATCATTGCCTCCAAGAAGGAAGTTAGGCTACCAGCATATTTGAATCCCAGGTGAAATCAAAATAATCCATACTATCTAGAAGACTTTATTGATACCAAGTCCAGTGATGACATCGTGTaggatgttcagtaaatattaactgaGCCATGTCAATATAGAGCTTCTCAGTTTTGTATAGCGTTTCATACTAAAGATTCAGCAGATGGAAAATGCTATTAATTTGGTTGGTGACCACAAGATAAAATCAGTCCCACATTGGCTCAGTTCAACTAGATGTTCCCTGATACAAAGAGAACTTGATTACCTTAAAACTGAAAAGCCAAAGACAGCTAGCTGTCATACAAGAAACAGCTATTATGAGACATGAAGGAGGGAAAGAATTTGctttaagttttgttttgctttgttttgttttttaactcaaCCTATTAATCATCTCTTGACAAGAATCCACCTGATGTGAGCAAGCTATGACGTGTTGCCTGGAAAACCTGGCAAGATGTCAGCTTATGTGGCCTAGCAAACTAAGAATTGCTCTTCTTGGCCAGCCTCATAGCATAAAAGATGTGAACCCTAGAAAGTCTTTCTAAGTGGCAATAAGTGGGAATTATGGGCAGAGCACACTCAATCCCCTGTTGATTAATAAAACAGGCTGGACACTAATTAACTATGggactttgggcaaatcactgGACCTCAGAAATCTGTAGAAATGAAGGAGTCCAATAGCCTCTTCCAATTTTAAAACTCTAGTACATCCCTTTCCCTCAAAAACGTATTTctaagataaagagaaagaacgGCACTAAGTAAGTAGAAtctgtttttcctattttgtagGGCTGCTGTCTCCTAGTCCTTGAAGCCTTGACATATGACCCAggaaatttttcctttgtttcacttTTGATTATGATGTCTGAACCAAAAATTCAATTGAGTAACCATATTCGCCTGGATCTGAATCATTCACTTAATTACTAGATCTACCCAGCTATAATTATCAGGCCAAAAACAGATTCGTGTTTATATAGAAGAATAAACTATGGTTGCAAATTTTGGTTATTTAGAGTTGCCACTTCACCATGAAGAGTCACTTCAAAACACTCCGCTTGTCTTTAGGGATGGGTTTTGCCATTTCCAGCCCACAGTATGATACTAAAGCTGTCAAGAGAggtttcttcttttctgaaactGCCAGCTCTTTCCAGCCCTGTTTATCACTGGACATAAAACCTCTTTTCCCCAGTAACTCTTCTTTACTTAAAATAGTCAGGATCTTTATCTACAGATGTACTCTCCAGGTTACCTGTGATGATAGCCCTCTAACGTCCTGTTAGAAAAGTCTCCAAGCAGAGATGACATTACTTCTGAATGCTCATAAACCACACCATGAAATAAAAGCTCTTTGTTGTTTTCAGATTGTGGAGTGTGGTTAATGGGGCCCCACCGATGGTCCCTGCTGGACTCACCTGGAATCTCTCCACAGCCCTACCCATTCATCACTATCATTGAGACTTGCACATCttaataaaactattataaacaTCTAAAATCATGACTTACCTAGAAGTTCACTTGTAACTAATGAAATTAAACAAATGTGTTGCCTTTTGTCATATGTTTCTCTCCTGTGACATTTCAAAATATCACATCTTGATAGATAGTGTGTTTCATCTTGAACAGCTGAACTAACGCTTTGGAAACAGAGTCCCAGAAAAGTGACTTCAACAGAATTGTTACTAAAATTTGCACTCACAacatgaaataaattttcttccTATGGAACAATGGTGCCAAGTCCTAGagtgttgttctttttttgttaacCTGTGAGTTTCTTTGGGGGTTACTATTGTATGTGTTAAAACTGAAGACAAGGAAAATAATTGGCACATTTGCTAATGAATCCATATTAATAAATAAAGTGTTGACAGCCAATTAATAACTTAAGTATAACATTCTGTCTTGATCATAAGTGGTTTTTATGTGAAAAACTTACTCCTGGTGAATTGAATTATGATTAATTGACAGGGATCActaagagaaaaaacaataaaaccaaataTATCAAGTAAATGATTGGTATTGACACTAGCAATTTAAATAGTGTGCTAATGAAGACAATAAACCTCTAAGTCCTGTTCAGAGTTCATGTTATCTAGCACCTTTCAATTATCTGAAGATAAACCCAAATCATTGAGGATAAATGGCCACAGACTAGTCACAGTGGAGGTCACACAATTCATCCTCTAAAGCTCATGCATGTTTCTCAAAAGAGTGTCTCTTAAAACACCCCCAAAATTTATTGACTCCTGCTTTAAAGATAATCTACTGCATCAAAGAAGCAGCCAGTGAGGAGAGAGTATTACAAGGCAGCACCATGAGAGTGGCAATAAAGAAAAagggcaaaaagaagaaaactgtaaccacaatacttttttaaaaaacaataaaagtttgAGAACAAACGCTCTTACTTTGGGAGAAAACTGTTTCATAACATAATTGAGTGATTCTCATTCATTCCGAGTACCTAAGGGGCACCATAGAAACTTGTTGGCATCAatgcattctgttttaaaagctATAAAAGTTCCAGCTCCAAGTGGTAGACTGACGTTCTTTCAAATCCCACTGACATGACagggaagaaatttaaaatgagaccAAGCCAAAACTGCATGGTGAACGTGAGAAATAGAACCACCAGCAAAGCAAACATGTTGATAGCTTTCTGAAAGATGGAAGGTCTATGGCCTTGAGTTGATGGTAACTCACTGTAGAGGAGGTTACAGCCCAGAACATACTGATAGGATAAGGCTGCAACTGCAGAAGGATGTACTTCCCTGCAGAGTCCCAGTGAGCTTTCCAAGCCTGAAGGTTACAGGACTGAGGGTTAATTAGGGCAATTAATTGAAAGTCTGTGTCGCTTGGACCCTCCCATCTACCATCACTTCATTCAGTTTGAATAACTGACATATGCAGTGTTTGCTGCAATTAATATCTCCCAAAGAAAGTGAATGATTCCTGTAAACAAGGAACTCCTCCCACTGGCCCACTTCCTGGCCTCACATATAAGTGAAGCCTGATCATTGAGGCGTTACCATCAGCAACCCCCGCCACCCCCACATGAAGTCAGGGAGAAACATCATGGGGGAAAGATCTATACAATCTGCTGATGTTAGCCATTCTCATTCTTCACTCAAAAATGTAAACAAGACACAAGAATTGCCAGATATTTGAGAGAAATAAACTGCACATCAAtagcacacagacacacacagacacacacacacacacacacacacagccagaaTGAACAAACGaacatttctccagagaaaatAGATCATCCATAAACAGAATATTGTTGTTTAATTTCACTAAATAACTTCAGAGAAATTGGAGAGACTATCAgaccccaaaacaataaaaattactattaaaaCAATAGTAGTaatcaaaaattagaaagagttttggaaaattttaaacgaGATTGCCAAAGTAAGAGATTTACCTAAAGGAGTGGAAGTTAAAGTGAGGAAATTTCTTGGGATGTTGAACAAGTAAACAAAGTTGTGAAATATCAGACAGAAGTTAAAAGATGTAGAGGATCTGTCTCCAAGCCAAACATCTGTCCAAAAGGAATcctaaagaaaacatagaaggCATAATCATCAAGGAAACAGAAGGAGAAAGTTTTCCGAAGCTGGTAAAGAGTGATAGGGTCCACTTAGTGCGAAAGGTGATGAATGAAAAGGCACATGGGCAGAACACTATTTATAAAATGTCAGAACACCGAAAGCAAACCTTAAATGCCTGAGGGagaatcaagaaagaaaagtagacaTTGGAAAAGATATTAATAACAGTATAAACTAGAAGACAATAGAGCAACATCTTCAATGcctctagaattaaaaaaaaacaaactggagTTGAAGATCTGAATACAACTCTTCATCCCCCCAGAAACTTAGCCACTAATAGCCTACTGTCACTGGAGGCCCTGCCAGTAAcgtaaacagttgattaacacatatttttatatgtataacatactatgttcttacaataaagtgggttagagaaaagaaaatgttattaaggaaatcataaggagagaaaatatattttctcttcattaaatggaagtggatcaccataaaggtcttcatctttgccttcacactgagtaggctgaggaggaggaggaagaggaggggttggtcttacTGTCTCAGGGGTAGCGGAGATAGAAAAAATCTGCCTGTAAGTAGACTGTAATGTTCAAAGGCCAGTTGTAATTTCCTAATCTTCACTATATGCAGCCAAAAGATATGTCTAAATATTTATCGTTCAGAAAACAAGTACATAAGTATATAATACAATTACAGtgactaaaattagaaaatggcTTGAAGTGGTTTTCTCTGGAATTTGGACTAGGGATTGAGTGATATCAGGACGGAGTTATGTCTCCTCTAAATttatatgctgaagccctaactcccaaggtgactgtatttggagatcgGGCCTTTAGGGGCGCAATTAAGGTTAAATGGTGTCACAACGGTTGGGCTTGAAACCAGTAGAACTATCATCCTTAAGAGgatggataccccaattaccctgatgtgattattacacattgcatgcctgtatcaaaatatcacaaatatcacatgtaccccataaatatatgtacctgttatgtacccataataattgaaaataaaatttaaaaaaaaaaaaaagaaagaagagttgtccctcctccccactcccatgcacacagcaagaaggcagaggTCAACAAGTCAAGAAGAGAAGTATCCCCAGGAATCAACCCTCACACAGGACATTGACTTGGAACTTctaacttccagaactgtaagaaaacaaaCTTCTGTTGTTGAAGTCAACCaggctgtggtattttgttatggcagcccaagcagacaaATACAAGTAGAAACTTTTCAACTGGTACTCTTCTGTactgctgatttttaaatatgtacataccttttaaaaatactggacTGGAAATTATCATAataatattatgttttaaataacaataaaagatgTGGCATTTAAAGAAATTTGCAGAATGGCTAATTGAGTTATCGTGTATTTAGTGCTATAGTAGGGAAGGCAGATAGCACAGTGATGTGACTTGAATAATAATCTAGCTATTatgaaatttagatttttttaagatgTGATAAATCTAAGCCAGTCagtcgggttttttttttttttcaataagttATTGGAGTGCAGGTGGTatctggttacatgagtaagttctttagtggtgattcgtgagattttagtgcacccaccacccaagcagtatacactgcaccatatttgtagtcttttatccctcaccctccttccactcttcccccaagtccccaaagtccattgtatcactcTTATGCCTCTGCGTCCGCACGGCTCAGCtctcacttattagtgagaacatatgatgtttggttttccattcctgagacacaccacttagaataatagtctccaatttcatccaggtcactgcaaatgctgttaattcattggCTGCGTGGTATTCCACcgtatatatgtaccacagtttctttatccactcgttgattgatgggcttTTGGTTTGCTCCCACGATTTTGCAATTTTGAGTTGTGCTTAAGTCAGTGAGTTTTAAAGTGCTTATCTTGTAGCAACATCTGGTAAGGTGAACATTAAGAAGTTGAAACCCCTATATAATTTACTCCATTGGGCAGCATAGTCATATTCTGTCAGAATACTTGTTTCCCATAAATGCACAGCTATAAGTTGCATAAGGAAAATTAAGCAACTAATTGTTGTTTTTTATAtgaatttagtaaataaaaagctttcaacagaatagagaaaaatttCTTTGCA
The Theropithecus gelada isolate Dixy chromosome 7b, Tgel_1.0, whole genome shotgun sequence DNA segment above includes these coding regions:
- the TSHR gene encoding thyrotropin receptor isoform X1 → MRPVDLLQLVLLLVLPRDLGGKGCSSPPCECQQEEDFRVTCKDIQRIPSLPPSTQTLKLIETRLRTIPSHAFSSLPNISRIYLSIDATLQQLESHSFYNLSKVTHIEIRNTRSLTYIDPDALKELPLLKFLGIFNTGLKMFPDLTKVYSTDIFFILEITDNPYMTSIPVNAFQGLCNETLTLKLYNNGFTSIQGYAFNGTKLDAVYLNKNKYLTVIDKDAFGGVYSGPSLLDVSHTSVTALPSKGLEHLKELIARNTWTLKKLPLSLSFLHLTRADLSYPSHCCAFKNQKKIRGILESLMCNESNMQSLRQRKSVNALNSPLHQEYEENLDDSIVGYKEKSKFQDAHNNAHYYVFFEEQEDEIIGFGQELKNPQEETLQAFDSHYDYTVCGDNEDMVCTPKSDEFNPCEDIMGYKFLRIVVWFVSLLALLGNVFVLLILLTSHYKLNVPRFLMCNLAFADFCMGMYLLLIASVDLYTHSEYYNHAIDWQTGPGCNTAGFFTVFASELSVYTLTVITLERWYAITFAMRLDRKIRLRHACAIMVGGWVCCFLLALLPLVGISSYAKVSICLPMDTETPLALAYIVFVLTLNIVAFVIVCCCYVKIYITVRNPQYNPGDKDTKIAKRMAVLIFTDFMCMAPISFYALSAILNKPLITVSNSKILLVLFYPLNSCANPFLYAIFTKAFQRDVFILLSKLGICKRQAQAYRGQRVPPKNSTDIQVEKVTHNMKQSLHNMQDVYELLENSHLTPKKQGQISEEYMQTVL